Part of the Halodesulfurarchaeum formicicum genome is shown below.
CAGCAACTACGTTTATAACCGGGTTAGTATTCGAAGAGCTTTCAGTCCGATTGAAGTCTAACCCATTGACGGTGACGTCATCAGATTCAATCCTGAGCCTCTCGTTGCTGGAGAGACTAATCTCTGGATTTTGTCCATCCGCAGCACGGATGGTTACGTTATCTACAGAGACTGTTATTGTTGAGGTTTCAGGGTAATTACCCTCCTCAACAATAATAGTGTCACCAGGGCCAGCATCACCGTCCCCAGTGACGTTGGTTTCGAAATCGGTCAGATTATCCACTGTGATCTCATCGCCGGATTGCGCTACCGCTGAGCCAGTGAAAGCCACACCTGCGGCCATCACGGACGTGACCATAATCAGCGCAAGGAAGATCGCACGTGCCTTCTCCCGTCTACTACTCATGCTCCCACCTCCGTGGGAATCATGGTTCCCGATTCGACTGTCACATAGCCAGTACCTGACCGTGATACTGGACTAGTACCCGTCGTAATCTGCCCCAGCGAACGCGAGACAGTCGCCCCGAATACGGAGACGACCATCAGCGCCGCGAGGAAGATTGCGCGGGCTTTGTCTGTATAGCCTTCGTTCATGGTTGGTTTGTGTTTGAATGCAGACGCCGAAACAGCACCACCGCCACCCGTCGATGATAGCCTGGACTGTGACCCCTTCGATCGCGTCGCCGCTCTCGGAGACCACGTCACCGTAGACGCGGTGTGGGGGTTCAGGCGGGGAGTCCTGGGCGACCGCTAACCCAGGGGCGACCCCGCCGAGGATGGTCCCCAGTACGACAGCGACGACGAGAATCCTGAAGGCTGCTGATCGTATAGTCTTGGTATGTTGGCTTGGCATAATACCGTTCGATAAATCCAGGGTGGGGAGATTACTTAGTTCTGTTCCTCGGCGTTTGGTCAATTTAATAACTCATTAACACGCGGCCACGGAGTTGGATTTGATTCGTTAAGCTCTGATTACGTGGAGCATCGGTTGACCGAGATTAGTATCAAAATCATTTATCTTAATCACGTAATTTCCGGGCGAAACCAGTCTGGAATTAGAGCTTCACTAGTTGACACAATTAGCCTTGGAAGGGAATTATCTGGCCTGACCGCCGTCAAGTTTGGCCTCCGCTCAAGTGAGCTAATTAGACGACCACGGAGGTATTGGCGAAGAGAAACAGATGCTCGCCTCAGAGAAGGAGTCGAGTGGAAAGCAACCGTAGCTCGCATTCTACAACGGGAAAGCGGCCGACGCGTTTGAGGCGTTCAAACCTGTGCGAAAGGCCGGCGAGGAATGAGAGTTCCAGACGACGAAGCAGCCCCTGAATCGAAAGTTCCGTCACGTCTCCGAGGATACGGGTGTAAAGGTGACGGTACAGAAGCTCCGTCGGTGGTTTGCCACGGAAATGAGTCGGTGTGGTGTCGACGCGACGTATATCGACGCTTTCGCTGGACGGACGCCCTCAAGCGTCTTGGAGAAGCATTATCTCGACTACTCACCGGAACGGCTGAGAGGGATTTACAATGAGGCGGCTATCACGGTGCTCGAATAGTCCCGTGGCTGTCGAGTCGTGAAAGAATGAAGGAAAGCGCGGTCAGTTAGCGAGCGGTCACGTCGAAGGGGTAGGCGAGTGGCCTATTTATTATGAGTTATCTGGCGCAATGTCGAATAGCTGTTCACCTCCGAAGTCGATTGGACCAACCTGTGTGGAGCCCGGATTGAAGGTATTATTCGCTTCAATAGCATCCCGGTCAAGGCCAACAACGCTACCGTCTCCACCTCGCCGGTCAGAGACGAATGCAACTATACCAGCACCTTCAGTCTCGGTAAAGGTATTAGATTCGATGGTGATGTCGGTAGTAGCGCCAGTCTGATGGTCTATTCCTATGTTGCTGTCCTCAAATGTATTCCCCGATATCTCGACTTCGCCGTTGTAGCTACCGCCCAGTTGCACTCCGACGCGGTCGTTCTCCACGAACTCGTTGTTCGTGATTGTGTATTCGGGGGATGGTCCGTCGAAGCCGGACGGCCTGACACCGACGTCAGTTTCAATTGTGTTACCGTCGACCACAATTGCAGTGTTCTCAAGCTGAACTGCTTCGACGAGGCCGCGAACCTGTGCCTCACCCGTTCCGTCACCAGTCTGGGTCAGCAGGTTATCCTCAATCTGAATCTCTCCATCAATATGTTCGATGAGGATGGTCCCAAGATTACTTGGTCCATCCGAAGTCGCTGTAATGACGTTGTTCCTGATGGTCAGGTTGTTCGCTCCGGGGTTGGACGTCGAGCCGATTTGGACGACACCTTCGGCTTCTCCGATGGTCCGTTCAATTGCGAACCCGTCAATAACAACGTCACTCGGGTTTCCGTCAACGAATACACCGCTGGTAATCGTCGCTTCAGAGCCACGCTGGTCGCTATCACCAGCGACGCCAGCGTTCGGGCCTTCGAGCGTCAGGTCAGTCTTCGAGACACTGAAGCCATCATAAGTCGTGCCCTCAGAGTTCTCTTCGACGTAGATGGTTGTTCCAGCACTAGCGGAATCTTCTGCGTTCGCGATAGCGCTCGCACCGGTCTCAACCGTCCAGTCGCCCTCCGTGCTGTAGTAGGCCATGTCCTTCATGACCGGGGTGGAGACAGTGGTCGAGGCCATGCCGGCGTCGGTGTCAGAGACCACGTACTCGCCGCTCTCACTGTTGTCGACAAGCTTCGCATTCAGATCCGCGTCGTCCTCGGGAAGGTTCTGGGGATTGAACGTGACCGTCTTTTCTCCAGCAGAGGAAAGGTCGACGGTCTTGAGGTTGTCACCGTTCTGCTTCTCGATGACGAGGGCCGGATCCACGACTCCGTCGTTGTATTCCACATCGAACGTGACCGTACTGTCAGGTGTGAGGTCGTTGCTATTCACCGAAACCGAACCACTACGGTCGGCCGGATCGACTTTCTCACCGTATTCACCAACGTTCCCGTCGGTGGTGACAGCCCGAATATTGATGTATTCAGATTCAATTCCGTCGTAATCTGATTGGTAATCAACGTCGAAGGTTCCCTCGTAGAGGGTCGCTTCCTGCAGGTTGCTATCGACGGCTTTCAGCTCGCCATTGTCGATACCGAGATCGTGGTTGTCAGCAGTGACACTCCGCAGTGCGGCGTCACTATCGACGGCCACCTTAATTGTGACCTCTTCGCCGTTCTCGATGGTGGAGTCAATGAAATTGACGCCAGATGCAGCATACACGTCCGGCTTTTCGCTAGTCGGGCCGCCGTAATTCACCGGCACGTGTAGGCCACCTTCGCTGGTGAACAGCCAGTAGCCCTGGCCGGGCTTGAGGTTACGGTCGGTCGTGAGTTGCTCGCCAGTGTAGCCGTTCTCGATCTGGTAGACCTGGTCACCGAGCGGCGTCAGTGCCTGGCCAACCTTCTGGTAACCCTCCTGGTAGTGACCGATCAGGTTCCAGCCAGCGTTGAGCGATTTCTGCGTCCGGTCGCCCGAGACTGGTGCGTTCTGCGCGTTAACCGAAATCTGAGTGTCACTTACCGTGCTGACGATGTACCCCTCGCCACCTTTCAGGTAGTCCAGGGAGTTCTCCTCAGCACCAGGTGCGAATTCCAGCCATCCGTTCTCGCCAGCATCGGGGTCGTCAGGTGCGTACGCCCACACGGCCTCAACCTCATCACTGTTGAAGTCCGTCTCAGTGATGTCGAGGCGGCCAGTTTCGGCCGGCACGGAGATGACGTTCAGTCCCTCACTGGAGAGATCGAACCTTTCCGTTCGAATCGGCGTCTTCACTTCGTCGCTGTTAGATTCGTATTCGCTCCCGAACGCGTCGGAAAGACTCCCAGCGTCGAAAGTGATATCCGGCGCGTCGGCAGTCTGGAACTCCTCGTCAAAGGTGACGAAGATAACACCAGATTTTGATTCGTCGTTCAGAGCGTCGACCCTTCGAACATCAGTGGAAACCCCTTCAACGCCGATCTCGTCGGTCTCGGGTTTTTTGTCCAGGGGTTCGCTGAACAGCACTTCAATAGTTAGTTGGTCTTCATAACCATTGGCCACCGTTGCCTCGATTGGCTTGGGCTGCTCGGTATCGACGAGGGTCGTGCTTGTCGGATCCTCACCGTTCCACACTTCAGAATCGCCCTGTTCGTCCAGATACGTGGCATCGGTGACAGTCAGTTCGTACTGACCGTCGTAATCCACCTGAACAGGTGCCGTGTACCGGTACTCACCGTTCGACTGCTTCACTTCCGTGAAGTCGTCGATGGAGAGGGTCGTCGTGCTGTCCTGATCGTAGTGGAGGTTCGCCACCGTGGCGCCGAGCGTCTCGAGTTCGTGATCCGATACGATGACGGGCAGGACTTCTTTGTCAGCGTTGGCGTTCTCCAACGCGACAGTACCAAGGTCCGGGGTAGGACCGGATTCGTACTGCACCGAATCGATATTATCGACATCGACCACCTGCGTGACCGAGTCACTACCGCCTTCAGCACCGTGGACGGTCGCCTTCAGCTTGATCAGTCCGTCTTCGTAATTGGTCGTGTCGATCCATTCACCGTTGAGTTCTTGGTAGTTTCCGAACTCAGCCGTGGTTTCGTTGTACTCGGCCACCGAAATGGTGAAAGATTCACCCGACTCGAGAGCATTTGTGTCTCCGTCCCCGTCGTAATCGAACAGTTCATCGGAGCTATCATCGGTGCTTTCGGTCAGGTGCACCCAATCGGATAGGGTGTTAGGAGTGTCTACTTTTTCGACCGTTCCAACAACGTTGTCAATTGTGAATTCCGCAGAGTCCGAAGCAGTATTGCCGTACTCATCCTCAACGTCGACGACGAAATTGTAAGTACCGTCGGGGAGGTTGTTCGTGTCGTAATTCTCGACGGAATCCGAGATCTCGATGTAATTCGAATTCTCAGTGTCTTCAATTCGGTACGTGGCCTCCACGTCATCATCCATCTCGGTCACGAACGTGGAGAAGTTTACCGCGCCACTGAAGTCGTCATCTAGGGTTGGGCTGGGTGCCTCGACTGTAATCTTCGGTGTCTGGGTGTAGACCTCGAAAGTTGTCTCGTTCTGGCCTTCGGTCTGCAGTGCATTGTTAGCAACGTCCTCAGCGGCGGTGACGTTGGCTATAGCAGACCCATTCTCAATGTCATTGAGAACTGTCGGATCTGATGTGTCCGAAGGAGTGAACCCGATATCGACTTCATCGGTGTAATCTAATGACGCAATTCCTTTGCTAACCGTCGTGTTGACTTCGCCATCGACTCTCAATTCGACTTCTACGGTTGCAGGATCGACCGGCTCGTCAAACGTCACCGTGACCGTATCCTGTTCGTCGTAGTCGGCTTCTGTGATTGTCGTGTCCGAGAGCTCGATGCTCTCTGCGGTCGGCGAGGTGGTGTCGACCTTGACATCGTAAGTCTCTTCGATCGAATTGCCAGCCGTGTCTTCACCGGAGATCGTCACCGAGTACGTGCCGTCTGCACTGAAGTTGTAGTCGTCACCGTCCGTGTTGACGCTGAATGTGCCACCCGAAGTGTAAACGTCGTCGGCTTCGTTGTCGAATGTCACTTCGCCGTCTGCACCAGGTCCGTCAATGACCAGTTCGGCGGTGCCGTCGTTGATCAAACTCGCGGCCGGCGCCTCCAAGGACACATCAAAGTCGACAGCGTATTCGTTTTCGTCGTAGACATTGAGCTCGTTTGAGCTATCGAATGGGTTTCGATCCTCACCCTGGGAGAATGTTTCTTCAGCGGCATTCGAACCATCCTCGTTATCTGCGACGAATTCAGTTTCGAGCGAGTCGGTTTCTACCTCAAACGAGAACGAGGCGTCCTTGCTATTACCCGCTGTGTCAGTGGCCGTCACATAGACGGTCGTCGTGCCGTCCTGGAGGGCAGGAATATTGCCACTGCCAGGATTAATTGTCAGGTTCTCGTCCGCATATGCGAGCCCATCCGGCTCATTGTCCGGAGTGAGGTCGTAAGCGCCCATCTGGTCGCCATTGTGGTAGAGTTCGACCTGAATGGTTTCGACATCGGTCGTCTCATCACTCACAGGGACGGCGATTTCTTGATTAGGGTCATTGACTTCACCAGTTGGAGTGGCTTCACTATCGGATATGGTTGGCTTATCAGCATCAACCTGCAGTGAAGCTGACCGCTCACCTTCATCATCCTCGTCTATTTCGGTTTCCGTGTCACTCTCGTCTTGGAACACATAGACATCATACGTGCCACTTTCGCTCGGGGCTGTGAGCGTTATTGAGTAGGAATTGTCATCCTCATAATTATCTATGTGCTCTAACCCGGATGTGTCTTCAGCAGAACTGTAGTTACCTGCATCGTCTTCGTCGATGAAGGCGTGAACGGTTCCATTTGCATTTACTGTGCCATTTACGTAGATATCATCGCCATCCTGAACGAGGTCATCGCTCAAGGACATCGATGCTGTGTTCGCCGCCGCACTTCCCGCAAACGCGATTGACCCTCCCGCGATCGAGAGGACCATCAGCGCCGCGAGGAAGATTGCGCGGGCTTTGTCTGTATAGCCTTCGTTCATGGTTGGTTTGTGTTTGAATGCAGACGCCGAAACAGCACCACCGCCACCCGTCGATGATAGGTACTGTTGTCTGTCGGCGTCCACATATGCCAGTGGTATATGCGATCGAACTTAAAGCTAATTGCTCGCGTAACGGTCGCCGTCCAGGAATTCAATAGCCGCTTAATCCGCTGTTAATGCGGTATTAACCGCCACAACCGCGGATCCAGCACCACCAGCCGGCCACATATTTGTAGCCCTGCCAACATTTCCAGCACCCAATCGAACTCACGAACGAGCCACATTCCACCCCGCCAAGCGAGCCATACTTCACTTTCCACCCGATATTTCGTCCCATGCCTTCCGCATCTCCTCACGCCATCCTCCGCGCGCGCCTCGACACCATCCAGGACGCCCCACCCATCACGGGCGTCGCGACCGGCGACGAACTCACCATGGTCGTCCTCGAAGACGACCGGGCCGGCGTCGCGATGCTCCCCGAGGGCACCATCCCCGAGGTCGCCGGCGAGTCGGCACGCGCCGTCGCAAAACGGGGCATCGAGAGTACGGACCCACGCGAGCGCGCGCTCGGGGTCGCCGCGCTCAACGCCCTCGACGCCCCGGCGGACGTTCGCCCCGGACTGGACCCATTCCGCAGCCTCGACCCCGCGACTGAACGGGTGGCGATGGTCGGGCTGTTCGCCCCCGTACTCTACCACCTCGATGCGGGCCACGTGGACGTCTTCGAGCGCGATCCCGACGCGATGGACCTGCCCGAGGACCTCCCGGCGGACATCGAGGTCGCGATGCACGCGCCCGAGAGCGCGAGCGAAATCGTCCCCGAATCGCAGGTGCTCTTCGTCACCGGCTCGACGCTGGTCTACGGCGGACTCGAGAACTATCTGGACGCCGCGCGGCCCGACCAGACCGTGGTGATCGTGGGCGCGAGCGCGTCGTTCACGCCGGCCCCGCTCTTCGAGGCCGGGGTCGATCTGGTCGGCGGGGCCAGCGTGGCCGACATCGACCGGCTCCACACCGAAATCGAGGCCGGGCGCTCGGAAGCTCAGCTGCACGACGTCGGGCTGCACAAGTGGGCCGTCCTCGATCCCCAGGCCACCGACCTGCCGGGACTCCAACTCGAGTAATTACGGACTGGTGACAGGCGTGGGAACGCGAACGGCCTGCAGAAACACTGAAAGCCGGAGATCGCTGTATTAGAGACGATGCCGACCGACACGTTCGCGCCCGACGCCGAGTGGTTCAGCGCGGTGGCTCCCGAAGGGATCCCGACCCGGACCTCCACGGTCATTTCGGGGCCCGGGGGCTCCGGCAAACCGCTGATCGGCTTCGCGATCGTCGACGCCTGGCTCGCGGCCGGCGGCGAGGTCGTCTTCCTCCTGACGAACTCCGACGCCGAGTTCGTCTACGAGACGATGGAGCTGCTCTATGACACCGACCGGGAGACCATCGACGAGGGAGTCTCCTTCGTCTCGTTCGACCCCGAAATGGAGCCGTCCGTCGAGGCTATCGAGACCACCGCTGACGGCGTGATCCGGGGGAACCTGCTCGCAGCCGACGTGTGGAAAGAGACGATCGAGTTGGCCCTCGAGCAGACCACGGATTCGGGGCCCGGAACGCTCCTCTTCGGGACGGCGCTCAACCTGCTGCTCTTCTCGGATACCTACCGCGAGTCGATCCTCGACGCGTTCGTCGAGACCGCCGGCCGCGAGGACGTGACCACCCTGTTCACCGTCAGTTCCTCGGCCTACGAGGACCAGATCGGTCGCGTCGAGGACGCCGCGGACACCGTCTTGCTCACGGACATGGACGAGGGCACCCTGCGGCTTCGCGGGGAGCGCTCCGAGAGCGTGCCCCTCGAAACCGAGTTCGTAGACGTGCCGTTCACGGCGGACGAACTCGATCACGTCCGTGAGGTCGCCGAATCCTCCCGCGACGACCTGATTCCGACGATCAAGTCACTCTGAACGGTACCGACTCGCTCGCAGACACCGCACCGCCAGGCAACAGTCGGGGACCGGGTCGAACAGCAGGCAGGATTATGATCCGCTGATTCGACGATCGTCGAGAACGTTTCGAGAGCGGCTATTTTCCCAATACCGCCACTGATGCCGTCGAGACGCCTGGAGACGGCTGCTCCCAGTAACCAGCGATAGCGTTTCACACAGCACCTCCGATCGAATCCGGATCGACCCGATTAACCTGCCAGAATACAAAAGGTAGATCGAAGGAAAACAGAATCACTGGTGAACGAGAAATTCAGAGGTCCGAATTCGAATGCTCGAACTATTGAGACGAGGGCCGAAGAAATCAAAATTGTCTCGGGAGCACTCACACGAATTTTCGCCAATCCGCATCGTTACATTATGACATGAACGCGCAGTTTGTGCGGACACAGTGACCGAAACGCGGGGTGGACTGTCGGACCGAAC
Proteins encoded:
- a CDS encoding surface glycoprotein, with translation MNEGYTDKARAIFLAALMVVSVFGATVSRSLGQITTGTSPVSRSGTGYVTVESGTMIPTEVGA
- a CDS encoding integrase; its protein translation is MNRKFRHVSEDTGVKVTVQKLRRWFATEMSRCGVDATYIDAFAGRTPSSVLEKHYLDYSPERLRGIYNEAAITVLE
- a CDS encoding surface glycoprotein, with translation MDADRQQYLSSTGGGGAVSASAFKHKPTMNEGYTDKARAIFLAALMVLSIAGGSIAFAGSAAANTASMSLSDDLVQDGDDIYVNGTVNANGTVHAFIDEDDAGNYSSAEDTSGLEHIDNYEDDNSYSITLTAPSESGTYDVYVFQDESDTETEIDEDDEGERSASLQVDADKPTISDSEATPTGEVNDPNQEIAVPVSDETTDVETIQVELYHNGDQMGAYDLTPDNEPDGLAYADENLTINPGSGNIPALQDGTTTVYVTATDTAGNSKDASFSFEVETDSLETEFVADNEDGSNAAEETFSQGEDRNPFDSSNELNVYDENEYAVDFDVSLEAPAASLINDGTAELVIDGPGADGEVTFDNEADDVYTSGGTFSVNTDGDDYNFSADGTYSVTISGEDTAGNSIEETYDVKVDTTSPTAESIELSDTTITEADYDEQDTVTVTFDEPVDPATVEVELRVDGEVNTTVSKGIASLDYTDEVDIGFTPSDTSDPTVLNDIENGSAIANVTAAEDVANNALQTEGQNETTFEVYTQTPKITVEAPSPTLDDDFSGAVNFSTFVTEMDDDVEATYRIEDTENSNYIEISDSVENYDTNNLPDGTYNFVVDVEDEYGNTASDSAEFTIDNVVGTVEKVDTPNTLSDWVHLTESTDDSSDELFDYDGDGDTNALESGESFTISVAEYNETTAEFGNYQELNGEWIDTTNYEDGLIKLKATVHGAEGGSDSVTQVVDVDNIDSVQYESGPTPDLGTVALENANADKEVLPVIVSDHELETLGATVANLHYDQDSTTTLSIDDFTEVKQSNGEYRYTAPVQVDYDGQYELTVTDATYLDEQGDSEVWNGEDPTSTTLVDTEQPKPIEATVANGYEDQLTIEVLFSEPLDKKPETDEIGVEGVSTDVRRVDALNDESKSGVIFVTFDEEFQTADAPDITFDAGSLSDAFGSEYESNSDEVKTPIRTERFDLSSEGLNVISVPAETGRLDITETDFNSDEVEAVWAYAPDDPDAGENGWLEFAPGAEENSLDYLKGGEGYIVSTVSDTQISVNAQNAPVSGDRTQKSLNAGWNLIGHYQEGYQKVGQALTPLGDQVYQIENGYTGEQLTTDRNLKPGQGYWLFTSEGGLHVPVNYGGPTSEKPDVYAASGVNFIDSTIENGEEVTIKVAVDSDAALRSVTADNHDLGIDNGELKAVDSNLQEATLYEGTFDVDYQSDYDGIESEYINIRAVTTDGNVGEYGEKVDPADRSGSVSVNSNDLTPDSTVTFDVEYNDGVVDPALVIEKQNGDNLKTVDLSSAGEKTVTFNPQNLPEDDADLNAKLVDNSESGEYVVSDTDAGMASTTVSTPVMKDMAYYSTEGDWTVETGASAIANAEDSASAGTTIYVEENSEGTTYDGFSVSKTDLTLEGPNAGVAGDSDQRGSEATITSGVFVDGNPSDVVIDGFAIERTIGEAEGVVQIGSTSNPGANNLTIRNNVITATSDGPSNLGTILIEHIDGEIQIEDNLLTQTGDGTGEAQVRGLVEAVQLENTAIVVDGNTIETDVGVRPSGFDGPSPEYTITNNEFVENDRVGVQLGGSYNGEVEISGNTFEDSNIGIDHQTGATTDITIESNTFTETEGAGIVAFVSDRRGGDGSVVGLDRDAIEANNTFNPGSTQVGPIDFGGEQLFDIAPDNS
- a CDS encoding Rossmann-like domain-containing protein, giving the protein MPSASPHAILRARLDTIQDAPPITGVATGDELTMVVLEDDRAGVAMLPEGTIPEVAGESARAVAKRGIESTDPRERALGVAALNALDAPADVRPGLDPFRSLDPATERVAMVGLFAPVLYHLDAGHVDVFERDPDAMDLPEDLPADIEVAMHAPESASEIVPESQVLFVTGSTLVYGGLENYLDAARPDQTVVIVGASASFTPAPLFEAGVDLVGGASVADIDRLHTEIEAGRSEAQLHDVGLHKWAVLDPQATDLPGLQLE